A genome region from Numida meleagris isolate 19003 breed g44 Domestic line chromosome 14, NumMel1.0, whole genome shotgun sequence includes the following:
- the EIF4ENIF1 gene encoding eukaryotic translation initiation factor 4E transporter isoform X4 has product MVKSFGVAMDKRGGITEAENGDAFLELNRTATKYPHRYTKEELLDIKERPYSKQRPSCLSEKYDSDGVWDPEKWHASLYPSSGRTSPVESFKKDLDSDRTSLMRRIVDPRERVKEDDLDVVLSPQRRSFGGGCHVTAAVSSRQAGSPLEKENDGVRVIGGRRIGSGRIISSRNFDKDHRGGEKDIRDSRDARDRDRERDYKDKRFRREFGDSKRVFGERRRNDSYTEEEPEWFSAGPTSQSETIELTGFDDKILEEDHKGRKRTRRRTASLKEGIECNGGVAEEDEVQTVLANETPADQEVPREAVLQEPAPGEFDFNEFFNLDKSVPGLASMIEDVLGEGSVSASRFSRWFSNPSRSGSRSSSLRSTPHEELERLAAHSGVVLSVEEVEAGLKGLKVDQEGKIATPFMAEQMEEPLNIAGSRQIKKDGDMTAFNKLVSSMKASGTLPSQPKVNQSLESHLMSPPEIPGQPLSKNILQELLGPPITRPASSNVLSGLISGLEPGASLLGQRAPSPPIPPVFPTRAASADYLRHRISSPIGFGQGSQQLLGDPFPGVRKPMSPVAAQMSPLEIQQAALEGLVLPHDLAIQAANFYQHGFAKPQMDKNRDGYRNRQQRVTKSPAPGHRGNTSSPAPTASITSMLSPSFTPTSVIRKMYESKEKSKEEPVSGKLKVSDGKDENQRPNEATDNLLSSSVENADQETLPTLGTKLPALQRSACSTPLTQANRCTKEQDYRPKSAGRKTPTMASPVPGGPFLRPVHQVPLVPHVPIVRPAHQLHPGLVQRMLSQGVHPQHLPLLQAGMLPPGVDLSHLQGISAPILGQPFYPLPTASHHILNPRSGTPLQLAMMQQQLQRSGTGAQGSPAGVQASPQSVPSRTGLSHGHTQLDHRPSQRSGSPIGLAKWFGSDVLQQPLPSMPSKVISVDELEYRQ; this is encoded by the exons ATGGTCAAAAGCTTTGGCGTAGCCATGGATAAAAGAGGAGGCATAACAGAAGCTGAGAATGGTGATGCTTTTCTGGAATTGAACAGAACTGCAACGAAATACCCACATCGCTATACAAAA gagGAACTGCTGGATATTAAAGAGCGTCCCTACTCTAAGCAAAGACCTTCTTGTCTCTCTGAAAAGTATGACAG TGATGGTGTCTGGGATCCAGAGAAGTGGCATGCATCTTTATATCCGAGTTCAGGGAGGACTTCACCAGtggaaagctttaaaaaagatttGGATTCAGATCGGACTTCTCTTATGCGTAGGATAGTAG ATCCGAGAGAGCGAGTGAAAGAAGATGACTTGGATGTTGTCTTAAGTCCACAAAGACGAAGCTTTGGAGGTGGCTGTCATGTAACTGCAGCTGTTAGCTCACGTCAAGCAGGCAGCCCattagaaaaagagaatgatGGTGTCCGTGTTATTGGCGGACGTAGGATTGGCAGTGGAAGAATCATCTCTTCTCGTAACTTTGATAAAGACCACAGGGGTGGTGAAAAAGATATACGTGATTCTAGAGATGCAAGAGACAGAGATCGTGAGAGGGACTACAAAGATAAACGCTTCagg AGGGAATTTGGTGATAGCAAGCGTGTTTTTGGGGAGCGAAGAAGGAATGACTCGTACACGGAAGAGGAACCGGAGTGGTTCTCTGCTGGTCCTACAAGTCAGTCTGAAACAATTGAGCTCACAGGCTTTGATGATAAAATTCTAGAGGAAGATCACAAAGGGAGAAAACGTACAAGAAGACGCACAGCCTCACTGAAAGAAG GGATAGAATGCAATGGTGGAGTGGCAGAAGAAGATGAAGTGCAAACTGTCCTTGCCAATGAAACTCCAGCAGATCAAGAAGTTCCCAGGGAAGCTGTCTTACAAGAACCAGCTCCAGGAGAGTTTGACTTCAATGAGTTTTTTAACTTGGATAAAAGTGTTCCTGGCCTGGCTTCG ATGATAGAAGATGTGCTAGGGGAAGGTTCAGTGTCTGCCAGCAGGTTTAGCAGGTGGTTTTCTAATCCCAGTCGTTCTGGAAGTCGGTCAAGCAGCTTGAGATCTACACCCCATGAGGAACTGGAGAGACTAGCAG cACATTCAGGAGTTGTACTTTCAGTGGAAGAAGTTGAAGCTGGGCTTAAAGGCCTGAAAGTGGATCAGGAGGGAAAAATTGCTACTCCATTTATGGCGGAGCAGATGGAGGAACCACTGAACATAGCTGGCTCCAGGCAGATCAAGAAAGATGGGGATATGACTGCATTTAACAAACTAGTCAGTAGCATGAAGGCAAGTGGGACTCTGCCTTCACAGCCCAAAGTCAAT cAGAGCCTTGAGAGTCACTTAATGTCACCTCCAGAGATACCAGGCCAGCCTCTatcaaaaaatattctgcag GAACTTCTTGGTCCACCCATTACCAGACCTGCTTCATCAAATGTCTTAAGCGGCCTGATAAGTGGTTTGGAACCTGGAGCATCTTTACTGGGACAAAGAGCGCCCTCTCCCCCTATCCCACCCGTGTTTCCAACTCGAGCTGCTTCTGCAGATTACCTGCGCCATAGAATATCTTCACCTATTG GTTTTGGACAAGGTTCTCAGCAATTGCTTGGTGATCCATTTCCAGGTGTGAGAAAGCCCATGAGCCCAGTTGCTGCACAG ATGAGTCCCTTGGAAATACAACAGGCTGCCTTAGAAGGACTAGTGTTACCACATGACTTAGCCATACAGGCAGCAAACTTCTATCAGCATGGCTTTGCTAAGCCACAAATGGACAAAAACAGAGATGGCTACAGGAACAG ACAGCAGCGAGTGACTAAATCACCTGCACCAGGACACAGAGGGAATACATCTTCTCCAGCCCCTACGGCATCCATTACTAGCATG ctgtctCCTTCCTTTACACCTACCTCAGTGATTCGTAAGATGTATGAGAGtaaggaaaagagcaaagaggAGCCAGTTTCTGGGAAACTGAAAGTCAGTGATGGTAAAGATGAAAATCAAAGGCCAAATGAAG CTACAGATAATCTACTGTCTAGTTCTGTGGAGAATGCAGATCAAGAAACTTTGCCCACCTTAGGTACCAAACTACCTGCACTGCAGCGCTCTGCATGTTCCACACCTCTTACTCAAGCAAATCGTTGCACCAAAGAGCAAGACTACAGGCCTAAATCAGCTGGTAGGAAGACTCCTACGATGGCTTCCCCAGTACCAGGAGGCCCTTTCCTCCGTCCTGTTCATCAAGTACCCCTTGTTCCCCATGTACCAATCGTGCGACCTGCTCATCAACTGCATCCAGGATTGGTCCAGAGGATGCTGTCGCAGGGGGTTCATCCACAACATCTTCCTTTACTGCAAGCAG GTATGCTTCCTCCTGGGGTGGACCTGTCTCACTTGCAAGGAATATCTGCTCCCATCCTTGGCCAACCTTTTTATCCATTACCAACAGCCAGCCATCACATCTTAAATCCACGCTCTGGGACACCTCTGCAGCTAGCAATGATGCAACAGCAACTACAACGATCAG GCACTGGAGCACAGGGATCACCCGCTGGTGTGCAAGCAAGCCCTCAGAGTGTGCCGTCTCGGACTGGATTATCTCATGGGCACACTCAGCTTGACCATCGTCCCAGCCAGAGAAGTGGCTCTCCCATTGGCCTTGCAAAGTGGTTTGGTTCAGATGTCTTGCAGCAGCCTCTCCCTTCCATGCCATCCAAAGTCATCAGTGTAGATGAACTGGAATATCGGCAGTGA
- the EIF4ENIF1 gene encoding eukaryotic translation initiation factor 4E transporter isoform X1 produces MVKSFGVAMDKRGGITEAENGDAFLELNRTATKYPHRYTKEELLDIKERPYSKQRPSCLSEKYDSDGVWDPEKWHASLYPSSGRTSPVESFKKDLDSDRTSLMRRIVDPRERVKEDDLDVVLSPQRRSFGGGCHVTAAVSSRQAGSPLEKENDGVRVIGGRRIGSGRIISSRNFDKDHRGGEKDIRDSRDARDRDRERDYKDKRFRREFGDSKRVFGERRRNDSYTEEEPEWFSAGPTSQSETIELTGFDDKILEEDHKGRKRTRRRTASLKEGIECNGGVAEEDEVQTVLANETPADQEVPREAVLQEPAPGEFDFNEFFNLDKSVPGLASMIEDVLGEGSVSASRFSRWFSNPSRSGSRSSSLRSTPHEELERLAGLEQAILSPGQNSGNYFAPIPLEDHSENKVDILEMLQKAKVDLKPLLSSLSANKEKLRESTHSGVVLSVEEVEAGLKGLKVDQEGKIATPFMAEQMEEPLNIAGSRQIKKDGDMTAFNKLVSSMKASGTLPSQPKVNQSLESHLMSPPEIPGQPLSKNILQELLGPPITRPASSNVLSGLISGLEPGASLLGQRAPSPPIPPVFPTRAASADYLRHRISSPIGFGQGSQQLLGDPFPGVRKPMSPVAAQMSPLEIQQAALEGLVLPHDLAIQAANFYQHGFAKPQMDKNRDGYRNRQQRVTKSPAPGHRGNTSSPAPTASITSMLSPSFTPTSVIRKMYESKEKSKEEPVSGKLKVSDGKDENQRPNEATDNLLSSSVENADQETLPTLGTKLPALQRSACSTPLTQANRCTKEQDYRPKSAGRKTPTMASPVPGGPFLRPVHQVPLVPHVPIVRPAHQLHPGLVQRMLSQGVHPQHLPLLQAGMLPPGVDLSHLQGISAPILGQPFYPLPTASHHILNPRSGTPLQLAMMQQQLQRSGTGAQGSPAGVQASPQSVPSRTGLSHGHTQLDHRPSQRSGSPIGLAKWFGSDVLQQPLPSMPSKVISVDELEYRQ; encoded by the exons ATGGTCAAAAGCTTTGGCGTAGCCATGGATAAAAGAGGAGGCATAACAGAAGCTGAGAATGGTGATGCTTTTCTGGAATTGAACAGAACTGCAACGAAATACCCACATCGCTATACAAAA gagGAACTGCTGGATATTAAAGAGCGTCCCTACTCTAAGCAAAGACCTTCTTGTCTCTCTGAAAAGTATGACAG TGATGGTGTCTGGGATCCAGAGAAGTGGCATGCATCTTTATATCCGAGTTCAGGGAGGACTTCACCAGtggaaagctttaaaaaagatttGGATTCAGATCGGACTTCTCTTATGCGTAGGATAGTAG ATCCGAGAGAGCGAGTGAAAGAAGATGACTTGGATGTTGTCTTAAGTCCACAAAGACGAAGCTTTGGAGGTGGCTGTCATGTAACTGCAGCTGTTAGCTCACGTCAAGCAGGCAGCCCattagaaaaagagaatgatGGTGTCCGTGTTATTGGCGGACGTAGGATTGGCAGTGGAAGAATCATCTCTTCTCGTAACTTTGATAAAGACCACAGGGGTGGTGAAAAAGATATACGTGATTCTAGAGATGCAAGAGACAGAGATCGTGAGAGGGACTACAAAGATAAACGCTTCagg AGGGAATTTGGTGATAGCAAGCGTGTTTTTGGGGAGCGAAGAAGGAATGACTCGTACACGGAAGAGGAACCGGAGTGGTTCTCTGCTGGTCCTACAAGTCAGTCTGAAACAATTGAGCTCACAGGCTTTGATGATAAAATTCTAGAGGAAGATCACAAAGGGAGAAAACGTACAAGAAGACGCACAGCCTCACTGAAAGAAG GGATAGAATGCAATGGTGGAGTGGCAGAAGAAGATGAAGTGCAAACTGTCCTTGCCAATGAAACTCCAGCAGATCAAGAAGTTCCCAGGGAAGCTGTCTTACAAGAACCAGCTCCAGGAGAGTTTGACTTCAATGAGTTTTTTAACTTGGATAAAAGTGTTCCTGGCCTGGCTTCG ATGATAGAAGATGTGCTAGGGGAAGGTTCAGTGTCTGCCAGCAGGTTTAGCAGGTGGTTTTCTAATCCCAGTCGTTCTGGAAGTCGGTCAAGCAGCTTGAGATCTACACCCCATGAGGAACTGGAGAGACTAGCAG gTCTAGAGCAAGCCATTCTCTCCCCTGGCCAGAACTCTGGAAACTACTTTGCTCCCATTCCATTGGAAGACcactctgaaaacaaagtgGACATCCTAGAAATGCTACAGAAAGCCAAAGTGGACTTAAAACCTCTTCTCTCAAGTCTTTCAGCCAACAAGGAAAAGCTTAGAGAGAGCA cACATTCAGGAGTTGTACTTTCAGTGGAAGAAGTTGAAGCTGGGCTTAAAGGCCTGAAAGTGGATCAGGAGGGAAAAATTGCTACTCCATTTATGGCGGAGCAGATGGAGGAACCACTGAACATAGCTGGCTCCAGGCAGATCAAGAAAGATGGGGATATGACTGCATTTAACAAACTAGTCAGTAGCATGAAGGCAAGTGGGACTCTGCCTTCACAGCCCAAAGTCAAT cAGAGCCTTGAGAGTCACTTAATGTCACCTCCAGAGATACCAGGCCAGCCTCTatcaaaaaatattctgcag GAACTTCTTGGTCCACCCATTACCAGACCTGCTTCATCAAATGTCTTAAGCGGCCTGATAAGTGGTTTGGAACCTGGAGCATCTTTACTGGGACAAAGAGCGCCCTCTCCCCCTATCCCACCCGTGTTTCCAACTCGAGCTGCTTCTGCAGATTACCTGCGCCATAGAATATCTTCACCTATTG GTTTTGGACAAGGTTCTCAGCAATTGCTTGGTGATCCATTTCCAGGTGTGAGAAAGCCCATGAGCCCAGTTGCTGCACAG ATGAGTCCCTTGGAAATACAACAGGCTGCCTTAGAAGGACTAGTGTTACCACATGACTTAGCCATACAGGCAGCAAACTTCTATCAGCATGGCTTTGCTAAGCCACAAATGGACAAAAACAGAGATGGCTACAGGAACAG ACAGCAGCGAGTGACTAAATCACCTGCACCAGGACACAGAGGGAATACATCTTCTCCAGCCCCTACGGCATCCATTACTAGCATG ctgtctCCTTCCTTTACACCTACCTCAGTGATTCGTAAGATGTATGAGAGtaaggaaaagagcaaagaggAGCCAGTTTCTGGGAAACTGAAAGTCAGTGATGGTAAAGATGAAAATCAAAGGCCAAATGAAG CTACAGATAATCTACTGTCTAGTTCTGTGGAGAATGCAGATCAAGAAACTTTGCCCACCTTAGGTACCAAACTACCTGCACTGCAGCGCTCTGCATGTTCCACACCTCTTACTCAAGCAAATCGTTGCACCAAAGAGCAAGACTACAGGCCTAAATCAGCTGGTAGGAAGACTCCTACGATGGCTTCCCCAGTACCAGGAGGCCCTTTCCTCCGTCCTGTTCATCAAGTACCCCTTGTTCCCCATGTACCAATCGTGCGACCTGCTCATCAACTGCATCCAGGATTGGTCCAGAGGATGCTGTCGCAGGGGGTTCATCCACAACATCTTCCTTTACTGCAAGCAG GTATGCTTCCTCCTGGGGTGGACCTGTCTCACTTGCAAGGAATATCTGCTCCCATCCTTGGCCAACCTTTTTATCCATTACCAACAGCCAGCCATCACATCTTAAATCCACGCTCTGGGACACCTCTGCAGCTAGCAATGATGCAACAGCAACTACAACGATCAG GCACTGGAGCACAGGGATCACCCGCTGGTGTGCAAGCAAGCCCTCAGAGTGTGCCGTCTCGGACTGGATTATCTCATGGGCACACTCAGCTTGACCATCGTCCCAGCCAGAGAAGTGGCTCTCCCATTGGCCTTGCAAAGTGGTTTGGTTCAGATGTCTTGCAGCAGCCTCTCCCTTCCATGCCATCCAAAGTCATCAGTGTAGATGAACTGGAATATCGGCAGTGA
- the EIF4ENIF1 gene encoding eukaryotic translation initiation factor 4E transporter isoform X3, whose translation MVKSFGVAMDKRGGITEAENGDAFLELNRTATKYPHRYTKEELLDIKERPYSKQRPSCLSEKYDSDGVWDPEKWHASLYPSSGRTSPVESFKKDLDSDRTSLMRRIVDPRERVKEDDLDVVLSPQRRSFGGGCHVTAAVSSRQAGSPLEKENDGVRVIGGRRIGSGRIISSRNFDKDHRGGEKDIRDSRDARDRDRERDYKDKRFRREFGDSKRVFGERRRNDSYTEEEPEWFSAGPTSQSETIELTGFDDKILEEDHKGRKRTRRRTASLKEGIECNGGVAEEDEVQTVLANETPADQEVPREAVLQEPAPGEFDFNEFFNLDKSVPGLASMIEDVLGEGSVSASRFSRWFSNPSRSGSRSSSLRSTPHEELERLAGLEQAILSPGQNSGNYFAPIPLEDHSENKVDILEMLQKAKVDLKPLLSSLSANKEKLRESTHSGVVLSVEEVEAGLKGLKVDQEGKIATPFMAEQMEEPLNIAGSRQIKKDGDMTAFNKLVSSMKASGTLPSQPKVNQSLESHLMSPPEIPGQPLSKNILQELLGPPITRPASSNVLSGLISGLEPGASLLGQRAPSPPIPPVFPTRAASADYLRHRISSPIGFGQGSQQLLGDPFPGVRKPMSPVAAQMSPLEIQQAALEGLVLPHDLAIQAANFYQHGFAKPQMDKNRDGYRNRQQRVTKSPAPGHRGNTSSPAPTASITSMLSPSFTPTSVIRKMYESKEKSKEEPVSGKLKVSDGKDENQRPNEGTKLPALQRSACSTPLTQANRCTKEQDYRPKSAGRKTPTMASPVPGGPFLRPVHQVPLVPHVPIVRPAHQLHPGLVQRMLSQGVHPQHLPLLQAGMLPPGVDLSHLQGISAPILGQPFYPLPTASHHILNPRSGTPLQLAMMQQQLQRSGTGAQGSPAGVQASPQSVPSRTGLSHGHTQLDHRPSQRSGSPIGLAKWFGSDVLQQPLPSMPSKVISVDELEYRQ comes from the exons ATGGTCAAAAGCTTTGGCGTAGCCATGGATAAAAGAGGAGGCATAACAGAAGCTGAGAATGGTGATGCTTTTCTGGAATTGAACAGAACTGCAACGAAATACCCACATCGCTATACAAAA gagGAACTGCTGGATATTAAAGAGCGTCCCTACTCTAAGCAAAGACCTTCTTGTCTCTCTGAAAAGTATGACAG TGATGGTGTCTGGGATCCAGAGAAGTGGCATGCATCTTTATATCCGAGTTCAGGGAGGACTTCACCAGtggaaagctttaaaaaagatttGGATTCAGATCGGACTTCTCTTATGCGTAGGATAGTAG ATCCGAGAGAGCGAGTGAAAGAAGATGACTTGGATGTTGTCTTAAGTCCACAAAGACGAAGCTTTGGAGGTGGCTGTCATGTAACTGCAGCTGTTAGCTCACGTCAAGCAGGCAGCCCattagaaaaagagaatgatGGTGTCCGTGTTATTGGCGGACGTAGGATTGGCAGTGGAAGAATCATCTCTTCTCGTAACTTTGATAAAGACCACAGGGGTGGTGAAAAAGATATACGTGATTCTAGAGATGCAAGAGACAGAGATCGTGAGAGGGACTACAAAGATAAACGCTTCagg AGGGAATTTGGTGATAGCAAGCGTGTTTTTGGGGAGCGAAGAAGGAATGACTCGTACACGGAAGAGGAACCGGAGTGGTTCTCTGCTGGTCCTACAAGTCAGTCTGAAACAATTGAGCTCACAGGCTTTGATGATAAAATTCTAGAGGAAGATCACAAAGGGAGAAAACGTACAAGAAGACGCACAGCCTCACTGAAAGAAG GGATAGAATGCAATGGTGGAGTGGCAGAAGAAGATGAAGTGCAAACTGTCCTTGCCAATGAAACTCCAGCAGATCAAGAAGTTCCCAGGGAAGCTGTCTTACAAGAACCAGCTCCAGGAGAGTTTGACTTCAATGAGTTTTTTAACTTGGATAAAAGTGTTCCTGGCCTGGCTTCG ATGATAGAAGATGTGCTAGGGGAAGGTTCAGTGTCTGCCAGCAGGTTTAGCAGGTGGTTTTCTAATCCCAGTCGTTCTGGAAGTCGGTCAAGCAGCTTGAGATCTACACCCCATGAGGAACTGGAGAGACTAGCAG gTCTAGAGCAAGCCATTCTCTCCCCTGGCCAGAACTCTGGAAACTACTTTGCTCCCATTCCATTGGAAGACcactctgaaaacaaagtgGACATCCTAGAAATGCTACAGAAAGCCAAAGTGGACTTAAAACCTCTTCTCTCAAGTCTTTCAGCCAACAAGGAAAAGCTTAGAGAGAGCA cACATTCAGGAGTTGTACTTTCAGTGGAAGAAGTTGAAGCTGGGCTTAAAGGCCTGAAAGTGGATCAGGAGGGAAAAATTGCTACTCCATTTATGGCGGAGCAGATGGAGGAACCACTGAACATAGCTGGCTCCAGGCAGATCAAGAAAGATGGGGATATGACTGCATTTAACAAACTAGTCAGTAGCATGAAGGCAAGTGGGACTCTGCCTTCACAGCCCAAAGTCAAT cAGAGCCTTGAGAGTCACTTAATGTCACCTCCAGAGATACCAGGCCAGCCTCTatcaaaaaatattctgcag GAACTTCTTGGTCCACCCATTACCAGACCTGCTTCATCAAATGTCTTAAGCGGCCTGATAAGTGGTTTGGAACCTGGAGCATCTTTACTGGGACAAAGAGCGCCCTCTCCCCCTATCCCACCCGTGTTTCCAACTCGAGCTGCTTCTGCAGATTACCTGCGCCATAGAATATCTTCACCTATTG GTTTTGGACAAGGTTCTCAGCAATTGCTTGGTGATCCATTTCCAGGTGTGAGAAAGCCCATGAGCCCAGTTGCTGCACAG ATGAGTCCCTTGGAAATACAACAGGCTGCCTTAGAAGGACTAGTGTTACCACATGACTTAGCCATACAGGCAGCAAACTTCTATCAGCATGGCTTTGCTAAGCCACAAATGGACAAAAACAGAGATGGCTACAGGAACAG ACAGCAGCGAGTGACTAAATCACCTGCACCAGGACACAGAGGGAATACATCTTCTCCAGCCCCTACGGCATCCATTACTAGCATG ctgtctCCTTCCTTTACACCTACCTCAGTGATTCGTAAGATGTATGAGAGtaaggaaaagagcaaagaggAGCCAGTTTCTGGGAAACTGAAAGTCAGTGATGGTAAAGATGAAAATCAAAGGCCAAATGAAG GTACCAAACTACCTGCACTGCAGCGCTCTGCATGTTCCACACCTCTTACTCAAGCAAATCGTTGCACCAAAGAGCAAGACTACAGGCCTAAATCAGCTGGTAGGAAGACTCCTACGATGGCTTCCCCAGTACCAGGAGGCCCTTTCCTCCGTCCTGTTCATCAAGTACCCCTTGTTCCCCATGTACCAATCGTGCGACCTGCTCATCAACTGCATCCAGGATTGGTCCAGAGGATGCTGTCGCAGGGGGTTCATCCACAACATCTTCCTTTACTGCAAGCAG GTATGCTTCCTCCTGGGGTGGACCTGTCTCACTTGCAAGGAATATCTGCTCCCATCCTTGGCCAACCTTTTTATCCATTACCAACAGCCAGCCATCACATCTTAAATCCACGCTCTGGGACACCTCTGCAGCTAGCAATGATGCAACAGCAACTACAACGATCAG GCACTGGAGCACAGGGATCACCCGCTGGTGTGCAAGCAAGCCCTCAGAGTGTGCCGTCTCGGACTGGATTATCTCATGGGCACACTCAGCTTGACCATCGTCCCAGCCAGAGAAGTGGCTCTCCCATTGGCCTTGCAAAGTGGTTTGGTTCAGATGTCTTGCAGCAGCCTCTCCCTTCCATGCCATCCAAAGTCATCAGTGTAGATGAACTGGAATATCGGCAGTGA